One genomic segment of Coregonus clupeaformis isolate EN_2021a unplaced genomic scaffold, ASM2061545v1 scaf0361, whole genome shotgun sequence includes these proteins:
- the LOC121531559 gene encoding cAMP-dependent protein kinase type II-beta regulatory subunit-like has product MSIEIPEGLTELLQSFTVEVLRNQPGDLLEFALQYFTQLKDSETTGAAFGNDQNSATRPSGKAVNFIDEAMQIDSENGEDEESDDEEFIAPVMSRFIRRASVCAEAFNPDEDEEDKDQRVTHPKTDEQRQRLQEACRGILLFKNLDPEQFSQVLDAMFEKFLEVGEHIIDEDDDGDNFYVIERGTFDIYMRVDGVEKTVGAYDNRGSFGELALMYNTPRAATIVATSAGALWCLDRLTFRRIIVKNNALKRRLYEEFIESLPLLTSLELSERMKVVDVLSSKAFSDGEQIIAQGDLADCFYIVESGQVRITMKRTRTKKDQEDVDIATCSRGQYFGELALVTNKPRAASAYAVGSVKCLVMDVQAFERLLGPCMDIMKRNIANYEEQLLTLFECSTTDIEINP; this is encoded by the exons ATGAGTATAGAAATTCCTGAAGGCTTGACCGAGCTGTTGCAGAGCTTTACTGTGGAAGTGTTGCGGAATCAGCCGGGAGATTTGCTCGAGTTCGCTTTGCAGTATTTCACCCAACTGAAGGACAGTGAGACCACAGGGGCCGCGTTTGGCAATGACCAAAATTCGGCCACGCGACCCAGTGGGAAAGCGGTCAATTTCATCGACGAAGCCATGCAGATCGATTCTGAAAATGGAGAGGACGAGGAGAGTGACGACGAGGAATTCATTG CTCCAGTGATGAGTCGATTCATTAGAAGAGCATCAG TTTGTGCCGAGGCGTTCAACCCTGATGAAGATGAGGAAGACAAAGATCAGAGG GTCACCCATCCTAAAACAGATGAACAGAGGCAGAGACTACAGGAGGCCTGCAGAGGCATCCTGCTGTTCAAAAACCTGGACCCG GAACAATTTTCCCAAGTACTAGACGCCATGTTTGAGAAGTTCCTTGAGGTAGGAGAACACATCATAGATGAAGATGACGATGGTGACAACTTCTACGTCATTGAAAG agggACCTTTGACATCTATATGAGGGTTGATGGTGTAGAGAAGACTGTGGGGGCCTATGATAACCGGGGGAGCTTTGGGGAGCTGGCCCTGATGTACAACACCCCCAGGGCTGCTACCATCGTCGCCACCTCGGCCGGAGCCCTCTGGTGCCTT GATCGTCTGACATTCAGGAGGATCATAGTGAAGAACAACGCGTTGAAGAGGAGACTGTACGAGGAGTTCATTGAATCACTTCCACTGTTAACATCATTAGAG CTTTCAGAGAGAATGAAGGTGGTGGATGTGTTGTCTTCTAAAGCCTTCAGCGATGGAGAACAGATTATCGCTCAG GGTGATCTAGCAGATTGTTTTTATATAGTTGAATCTGGTCAAGTTAGAATCACCATGAAGAGAACCAGG ACGAAAAAGGACCAGGAGGATGTGGATATAGCTACATGCTCCAGGGGGCAGTACTTTGGAGAACTGGCCCTCGTCACGAACAAACCCAGAGCTGCTTCAGCTTATGCTGTGGGAAGCGTCAAGTGTTTAG TTATGGACGTGCAGGCGTTTGAGAGGTTGCTGGGCCCCTGCATGGACATCATGAAGAGAAACATTGCAAATTACGAAGAGCAGCTGCTTACTCTGTTTGAATGTAGCACCACTGACATTGAGATAAACCCATGA